A single window of Sporosarcina sp. FSL W7-1349 DNA harbors:
- the flgB gene encoding flagellar basal body rod protein FlgB — MNIFGSSISNLERGLDYSATKAKAISQNIANVDTPNYKAKNVSFKEMFANAKMENLQAYRTDERHIPFRQQASHPGVFSYSNFRYRQDGNGVDMDKEQSDLAANQIYYNALIDRLNGKFNTLQNVIKGGGR; from the coding sequence TTGAATATCTTTGGCTCATCGATATCGAATTTGGAGCGGGGACTGGATTATTCAGCTACTAAAGCAAAGGCGATTTCACAAAACATCGCAAACGTAGACACTCCGAATTACAAAGCGAAAAATGTCAGCTTCAAAGAGATGTTTGCGAATGCGAAAATGGAAAATTTGCAAGCATACCGGACCGACGAGCGTCATATCCCTTTTCGCCAACAGGCTTCGCATCCGGGGGTCTTCAGCTACTCCAATTTCCGATACCGCCAGGACGGGAATGGTGTCGATATGGATAAGGAACAATCAGATCTTGCGGCGAACCAAATCTACTATAATGCTTTAATCGACAGATTGAATGGCAAATTTAATACATTGCAAAATGTGATTAAAGGAGGAGGACGTTAA
- the fliE gene encoding flagellar hook-basal body complex protein FliE, with product MAIQPLSVISPAIGQTRIGTGVQPTPYEAQQSFGNFLKAAINEVDKKQIESDKMTQKLVLGGDVELHDVMIAAQKASVALNATMEVRNKVVEAYQEIIRMPV from the coding sequence ATGGCTATTCAGCCTTTATCCGTCATCAGTCCTGCAATTGGACAGACGAGAATCGGGACTGGTGTCCAACCGACACCGTACGAAGCGCAGCAAAGTTTCGGGAACTTCTTGAAAGCGGCTATTAACGAAGTGGATAAGAAGCAGATCGAATCGGATAAAATGACGCAAAAGCTGGTGCTTGGCGGTGATGTAGAACTTCATGACGTCATGATCGCAGCACAAAAAGCTTCCGTTGCGTTAAATGCGACGATGGAAGTGCGTAACAAAGTAGTAGAAGCGTATCAGGAAATCATCCGGATGCCTGTCTAA
- the hslU gene encoding ATP-dependent protease ATPase subunit HslU, translating to MSFKQELTPKQLTAYLDRYIVGQDQAKRAVAVAIRNRYRRSLLTDEEKSEIIPKNILMIGPTGVGKTEIARRIAKLVNAPFVKVEATKFTEVGYVGRDVESMVRDLTEAAVRIVREEKREAVKEQAAKLAEERLVELLVPSRKKNGGMQNPFEMLFGGQKNVQDEPDQAELTELSRKRSDIKVSLLAGRLEEEMITVEVTAQQPSLYDALQGSGMEQMGANMQDALSSLMPKKTVNRKMKVKDARKVLEAEEADKLIDQDEIARHAVELTEQSGMIFIDEIDKIASRGGAGSSADVSREGVQRDILPIVEGSSVSTKYGTVKTDFILFIAAGAFHIAKPSDIIPELQGRFPIRVELEKLSKEDFTRILKEPDFSLIRQYEKLLETENVILEFTDDAIDRIAEIAFEVNDNTENIGARRLHTILEKLLEELSYEAADIGPATIKITPAYVDGKLNNIAKDKDLSQFIL from the coding sequence ATGAGCTTTAAACAAGAACTCACCCCGAAGCAATTGACTGCTTATCTCGATCGTTATATCGTGGGGCAGGATCAGGCCAAACGGGCGGTCGCTGTTGCGATTCGAAACCGCTACAGACGTAGCCTGCTGACAGATGAGGAAAAAAGCGAAATCATTCCGAAAAATATTTTAATGATTGGACCGACTGGGGTTGGGAAGACTGAAATTGCGAGGAGAATTGCCAAACTCGTCAATGCCCCGTTTGTCAAAGTGGAAGCGACCAAATTTACGGAAGTGGGATATGTCGGGCGCGATGTGGAATCCATGGTCCGGGATTTGACGGAGGCTGCCGTCCGGATCGTTCGCGAAGAGAAGCGGGAAGCGGTGAAGGAACAAGCTGCCAAACTGGCTGAAGAACGCCTTGTCGAACTGCTCGTACCTAGTCGTAAGAAAAACGGCGGCATGCAAAACCCGTTTGAAATGCTCTTCGGAGGGCAAAAGAACGTACAAGACGAACCAGACCAGGCAGAACTAACAGAATTGAGTCGAAAACGGTCCGATATTAAGGTGAGCCTTCTCGCAGGCCGGCTGGAAGAAGAAATGATCACAGTGGAGGTCACTGCACAGCAACCGTCGCTGTACGATGCCCTGCAAGGGTCCGGCATGGAACAGATGGGCGCCAATATGCAGGATGCCTTGTCTTCTTTGATGCCGAAGAAAACAGTGAACCGCAAGATGAAGGTAAAAGACGCCCGTAAAGTGCTGGAGGCGGAAGAGGCCGACAAGTTGATCGACCAAGACGAAATCGCTCGGCATGCCGTCGAGCTGACCGAACAATCCGGCATGATCTTCATCGACGAAATCGATAAGATCGCAAGCCGCGGCGGAGCGGGTTCCTCAGCCGATGTATCGAGGGAGGGCGTTCAGCGGGATATCCTTCCCATTGTAGAAGGGTCGTCGGTTTCGACAAAATACGGCACGGTAAAAACGGATTTCATCCTTTTCATCGCTGCTGGGGCATTCCATATTGCAAAGCCGTCGGATATCATTCCGGAATTACAAGGGAGATTCCCAATCCGCGTGGAACTGGAAAAACTCTCGAAAGAGGATTTTACGCGTATTTTGAAAGAACCTGATTTCTCCTTGATTCGTCAATATGAGAAGTTATTGGAGACGGAGAATGTCATTCTTGAATTTACGGACGACGCAATCGATCGAATTGCGGAGATCGCCTTCGAAGTGAATGATAATACCGAAAATATTGGAGCGAGGCGCCTACATACCATCTTGGAGAAGCTCCTCGAAGAATTGTCGTATGAAGCGGCAGACATCGGACCTGCTACTATCAAGATTACACCTGCATATGTCGATGGGAAGTTGAATAATATCGCAAAAGATAAAGATTTGTCACAATTTATCTTATAA
- the codY gene encoding GTP-sensing pleiotropic transcriptional regulator CodY translates to MTLLAKTREINAMLQESAGNPVNFKEMAEELSKVIECNAFIVSRRGKLLGLQIHQQIENERMKKMFQERQFPEEYTNGLFEVRETSPNLDVFSEHSVFPNENRDLFKEGLTTIVPIIGGGERLGTLILARLQEKFTEDDLILAEYGATVVGMEILREKTEQIEIEARSKAVVQMAINSLSYSEHEAIEHIFNELDGNEGLLVASKIADRVGITRSVIVNALRKLESAGVIESRSLGMKGTYIKVLNSKFLEELEKQKS, encoded by the coding sequence ATGACTTTATTAGCTAAAACACGTGAAATCAATGCCATGCTGCAAGAGTCTGCGGGAAATCCAGTCAATTTTAAAGAAATGGCGGAAGAATTGAGCAAAGTGATCGAATGCAACGCATTCATCGTGAGCCGCAGAGGTAAATTATTGGGACTTCAAATTCATCAACAAATCGAGAACGAGCGCATGAAGAAAATGTTCCAAGAGCGCCAGTTCCCGGAAGAGTACACGAACGGCCTTTTCGAAGTGCGGGAAACGTCACCGAACCTTGATGTTTTTAGCGAACATAGTGTGTTTCCGAACGAAAACCGCGACCTATTCAAAGAAGGACTCACGACCATCGTTCCGATTATCGGTGGCGGAGAACGCCTTGGTACGCTAATTTTGGCAAGACTGCAAGAAAAATTCACTGAGGATGATTTGATCCTTGCGGAATATGGTGCCACTGTCGTCGGTATGGAAATCCTTCGTGAAAAAACGGAGCAAATCGAAATCGAAGCGCGGAGCAAAGCAGTCGTTCAAATGGCGATCAATTCCCTATCCTATAGTGAGCATGAAGCGATCGAGCATATTTTCAATGAGTTGGATGGGAATGAAGGCTTGCTGGTTGCATCCAAAATTGCGGACCGTGTCGGTATTACAAGATCGGTCATCGTCAATGCGTTGCGTAAACTGGAAAGCGCCGGTGTCATTGAATCCCGTTCGCTCGGTATGAAAGGGACGTACATCAAAGTTTTAAACAGTAAATTCCTTGAAGAATTGGAAAAGCAAAAATCATAA
- the fliG gene encoding flagellar motor switch protein FliG — protein MVKREKGMTGKQKAALLLISLGPEVSAAVYKHLNEDEIERLTLEISSVKKVESSVKEEIIEEFHNIALAQDYISQGGIGYAKTVLEKALGKDHAQAIINRLTSSLQVRPFDFARRADPGQILNFIQNEHPQTIALILSYLEAEQAGMILSSLPQEVQADIAKRIATMDSTSPEVISEIEAVLERKLSSTVTQDFTETGGVDAVVQVLNGVDRTTEKTILDALEIQDPELAEEIRKRMFVFEDIVTLDNRSIQRIIRDCENEDLILSLKVSSEEVKEVLFRNMSSRMAESFQEEMEIMGPVRLRDVEEAQSRIVGVIRRLEDSGEIIIARGGGDDIIV, from the coding sequence GTGGTTAAGAGAGAAAAAGGGATGACAGGGAAACAAAAAGCGGCACTCCTGCTCATTTCCCTCGGCCCGGAAGTTTCAGCGGCAGTCTATAAGCATTTGAATGAAGACGAAATCGAACGGTTGACGCTAGAGATTTCCAGCGTCAAAAAAGTGGAGTCCTCTGTGAAGGAAGAGATCATCGAAGAGTTCCATAATATCGCCTTGGCACAGGATTATATTTCCCAAGGCGGGATCGGCTATGCGAAGACCGTATTGGAAAAGGCGCTCGGCAAAGACCATGCACAAGCGATCATCAATCGCCTTACTTCGTCCTTGCAAGTGCGGCCGTTCGACTTCGCTCGCAGGGCGGATCCAGGTCAGATTTTAAACTTTATCCAGAACGAGCATCCACAGACGATTGCATTGATCCTTTCCTATTTGGAAGCGGAACAGGCCGGGATGATCCTGTCCTCGTTGCCGCAGGAAGTCCAAGCGGACATTGCCAAACGGATTGCGACGATGGATTCGACATCACCAGAAGTGATCAGCGAAATCGAAGCGGTGCTGGAACGGAAATTGTCTTCGACCGTGACACAGGACTTTACAGAAACGGGCGGCGTCGATGCAGTTGTCCAAGTGTTGAATGGTGTCGACAGGACGACGGAGAAAACGATCCTCGATGCACTGGAAATCCAGGACCCGGAACTCGCGGAAGAGATCCGCAAGCGGATGTTCGTATTCGAAGATATCGTTACGCTTGATAATCGTTCGATCCAGCGCATTATTCGTGATTGTGAAAATGAAGATTTAATTCTCTCATTGAAAGTTTCCAGCGAGGAAGTGAAGGAAGTCCTCTTCAGGAACATGTCTTCCCGGATGGCGGAATCTTTCCAAGAGGAAATGGAAATCATGGGGCCAGTACGGCTTCGCGACGTGGAAGAGGCGCAATCTCGTATTGTCGGCGTAATTAGAAGACTGGAAGATTCGGGTGAAATCATCATTGCACGTGGTGGAGGAGATGACATCATTGTCTAA
- the hslV gene encoding ATP-dependent protease subunit HslV, with translation MEFHATTIFAVRHNGSCAMSGDGQVTVGNQVVMKHTAKKVRRIFGGKVLAGFAGSVADAFTLFELFEGKLTEYNGNLQRASVELAKEWRGDRILRKLEAMLIVMDKDRLLLVSGTGEVIEPDDGILAIGSGGNYALAAGRALKKYGGDRMTAAEIAQAALETAAEICVYTNDQIIVEVLE, from the coding sequence ATGGAATTCCATGCTACAACGATATTTGCCGTCCGTCACAACGGTTCCTGCGCAATGTCCGGGGATGGACAAGTGACGGTCGGCAATCAGGTTGTCATGAAGCATACCGCCAAAAAAGTCCGACGAATATTCGGTGGCAAAGTGCTGGCCGGGTTCGCAGGATCGGTAGCCGACGCTTTTACACTATTCGAATTATTCGAAGGGAAATTGACCGAGTATAATGGCAATCTTCAAAGGGCTTCCGTCGAACTCGCCAAAGAGTGGCGAGGCGATCGGATTTTGCGGAAGCTGGAAGCGATGCTGATCGTGATGGATAAAGATCGTCTGTTGCTTGTTTCAGGTACGGGTGAAGTGATCGAGCCGGACGATGGGATCCTGGCGATTGGCTCGGGCGGCAACTACGCGCTTGCGGCAGGCCGTGCTTTGAAGAAATATGGCGGTGACCGGATGACTGCTGCTGAAATTGCACAGGCTGCATTGGAGACGGCTGCAGAAATATGCGTCTATACGAATGATCAGATCATTGTGGAGGTGCTGGAATGA
- the fliF gene encoding flagellar basal-body MS-ring/collar protein FliF encodes MNERLAKIRADIREFWSSRTKKQKITYIGSASAVILLAAFLTFFLSRTEYAPLYSDVPRTEIGRIKEALDSQGVPNKVAPGGTSILVPKERVDELLVTLAVEGIPSSGTPNYSFFTENASFGMTDNEFNMAKLSTMQNELANLIKGVEGVKDAKVMITLPNESVFLNDSVQQASASIVLNTDPGHQFTEPQIRALYTLVSKSLPNLSTDDIVIMNQYSEYYDMKDDTNSYGTSVTDQIAIKKTIERDLQRQLQSMLGTMMGHDKVLVSVTTDIDFHLENREENLVTPVDEESMEGIALSVQRITESFTGTGAGAGGTPEAEDPTDNRTGFVEGTFGNGDYERIEETVNNEVNRIRKEIVESPYKIRDIGIQVVVDSDPASMAPGLQGNIEQLLSTVVRTSLDKVAAGELTEEAINDKIFVSAQPFEGKPDLSTDSQPINIPWWVYVIGAALLLVIGILVFAYFRKRRRERELEEELVFEEQQAAIEVDDINTEVETEGTLRRKQLEKMAKEKPEEFAKLLRTWIAEE; translated from the coding sequence ATGAATGAGAGATTAGCGAAAATCAGAGCGGATATACGTGAGTTCTGGTCAAGCCGTACGAAAAAACAAAAAATCACATATATCGGTTCTGCTTCAGCGGTCATCCTACTTGCTGCCTTCCTAACGTTTTTCCTATCTAGGACGGAATACGCACCGCTCTATTCGGATGTGCCCCGGACTGAAATAGGACGGATCAAAGAGGCTCTTGACAGCCAAGGCGTCCCGAACAAAGTGGCGCCCGGAGGCACATCCATCCTTGTGCCGAAGGAACGTGTCGATGAACTGCTCGTAACCTTGGCAGTGGAAGGAATCCCAAGTTCCGGCACACCGAATTATTCCTTTTTCACAGAAAATGCAAGCTTTGGAATGACGGACAATGAATTCAATATGGCGAAGCTCTCGACTATGCAAAATGAACTTGCGAACCTGATCAAAGGGGTCGAAGGCGTAAAAGATGCCAAAGTGATGATTACTCTGCCGAACGAAAGCGTCTTTTTGAATGACAGCGTCCAGCAGGCGAGTGCGTCCATTGTTCTGAATACCGACCCGGGACATCAGTTCACGGAACCGCAAATCAGGGCGTTATATACACTTGTATCAAAAAGCCTTCCGAATTTGTCAACTGACGACATCGTCATCATGAATCAGTACTCCGAGTATTACGATATGAAGGATGACACGAATTCATACGGGACAAGCGTGACCGATCAAATTGCCATCAAGAAGACAATCGAACGCGATTTGCAGCGTCAACTGCAGTCAATGCTCGGTACGATGATGGGCCATGACAAAGTGCTCGTCTCCGTTACGACGGATATTGATTTTCATTTGGAAAACAGGGAAGAGAATCTAGTGACGCCGGTAGATGAAGAGAGTATGGAAGGGATTGCGCTCAGCGTCCAACGGATTACGGAATCATTTACTGGTACCGGTGCAGGGGCAGGTGGTACACCGGAAGCGGAGGACCCGACGGATAACCGGACAGGCTTCGTGGAAGGAACTTTCGGGAATGGTGATTATGAGAGGATCGAAGAGACGGTCAATAACGAAGTCAACCGGATCCGTAAAGAAATTGTCGAAAGCCCGTATAAAATCCGGGATATCGGAATCCAAGTGGTAGTCGATTCGGATCCGGCATCCATGGCACCAGGGTTGCAGGGGAACATCGAACAGCTCCTATCCACAGTTGTGCGCACATCCTTGGACAAAGTGGCTGCCGGCGAATTGACGGAAGAGGCCATCAACGACAAAATCTTCGTCTCCGCTCAACCATTTGAAGGAAAACCGGATCTGTCGACTGACTCACAGCCGATTAACATACCGTGGTGGGTCTATGTAATTGGCGCAGCTCTCCTGCTCGTAATCGGGATTCTCGTATTTGCGTACTTCCGTAAACGGCGGAGAGAAAGAGAACTGGAAGAAGAACTGGTCTTTGAAGAACAACAAGCCGCCATCGAGGTGGATGATATCAATACCGAGGTGGAAACGGAAGGGACCCTTCGACGGAAGCAACTTGAAAAAATGGCGAAAGAAAAACCGGAAGAGTTTGCCAAACTATTACGTACATGGATAGCCGAGGAATGA
- the flgC gene encoding flagellar basal body rod protein FlgC: MSIFHSLNTSASALTAQRMRMDVISSNMANIDTTHGRMVDGEWQPYRRKTVTFQPREGQFATMLQAAMGRSVKGSAGYGVTVSRIKEDTETPFKLVFDPTHPDANEEGYVSMPNVDPLRETIDLLSATRSFEANVTVMNANKAMLMKALEIGK; this comes from the coding sequence ATGTCAATTTTCCATAGTTTAAATACGTCGGCTTCCGCATTGACGGCACAAAGGATGCGGATGGATGTTATTTCTTCCAATATGGCAAATATCGACACGACGCACGGCCGGATGGTCGATGGTGAGTGGCAACCGTATCGCCGGAAGACTGTTACGTTCCAACCGCGGGAAGGCCAGTTTGCCACTATGCTGCAAGCTGCGATGGGAAGGTCGGTAAAAGGCTCGGCTGGATACGGAGTCACGGTTTCCCGTATCAAGGAAGACACGGAAACGCCATTCAAACTCGTATTCGATCCGACACATCCGGATGCCAATGAGGAAGGGTATGTTTCCATGCCGAACGTTGACCCGCTAAGGGAGACGATCGACCTCTTATCGGCGACCCGTTCCTTTGAAGCGAATGTGACGGTAATGAATGCGAACAAAGCGATGCTCATGAAAGCACTTGAAATCGGAAAATAA
- the fliI gene encoding flagellar protein export ATPase FliI has translation MKKAEQLTEFIPKVKTFKKFGRVIRVVGLMIESQGPESSIGDVCRIHLNRAGAEDAVILAEVVGFREEIVILMPYTDIRDISSGCLVEGSGKPLEVKVGMNLVGQVLDSMGRPIDGHPLPKGLTSVRTEHDPPNALTRPPINDKLAVGVKAIDAMLTVGNGQRVGIFAGSGVGKSTLLGMIARNTTADLNVIALIGERGREVREFIDRDLGPEGMKRTIVVAATSDQPALMRIKGAFTATAIAEYFRDKGMNVMLMMDSVTRVAMAQREIGLAVGEPPATRGYTPSVFSILPKLLERTGTNEQGAITAFYTVLVDGDDMNEPIADAVRGILDGHIVLDRTLANKGQYPAINVLKSVSRLMNHIASPEHVQSAEKLRELYYTYNKSEDLINIGAYKRGTSKEIDQAIDYEPLITGFLKQSYKDNISMEESIEELIALASGGGKP, from the coding sequence ATGAAAAAAGCGGAACAGTTAACCGAATTCATTCCGAAGGTGAAAACCTTCAAAAAATTTGGGCGTGTCATTCGTGTCGTCGGGCTGATGATCGAATCGCAAGGTCCGGAAAGCTCGATCGGCGATGTATGCCGGATCCATTTGAACCGTGCAGGAGCTGAAGATGCCGTCATCTTGGCGGAAGTTGTCGGATTCAGGGAAGAGATTGTCATTTTGATGCCGTACACGGATATCCGCGACATCTCAAGCGGTTGTCTTGTAGAAGGTTCCGGAAAGCCGCTAGAAGTGAAAGTGGGAATGAACCTGGTCGGGCAAGTGCTCGACTCGATGGGCAGGCCGATCGATGGCCATCCATTGCCAAAGGGTTTGACATCTGTACGCACCGAGCATGATCCGCCGAACGCCTTGACCCGGCCGCCGATCAATGACAAGCTGGCAGTCGGCGTGAAAGCGATCGATGCGATGCTGACAGTCGGAAACGGCCAGCGGGTTGGAATTTTCGCCGGCTCGGGGGTCGGAAAAAGTACGTTGCTCGGCATGATCGCGCGAAACACGACCGCTGACCTGAACGTCATCGCTCTAATTGGGGAACGGGGTCGGGAAGTCCGTGAATTCATCGACCGCGACTTAGGTCCAGAAGGGATGAAGCGGACGATTGTCGTGGCAGCGACATCCGACCAACCGGCGCTCATGCGTATCAAAGGTGCCTTCACCGCAACAGCCATCGCTGAATATTTTCGCGATAAAGGCATGAACGTCATGCTGATGATGGACTCCGTTACCCGGGTCGCCATGGCGCAGCGGGAGATTGGATTGGCTGTCGGGGAACCGCCCGCAACACGCGGTTATACGCCATCCGTTTTCTCCATACTGCCAAAACTGCTGGAGAGGACAGGGACAAATGAACAGGGAGCCATTACAGCGTTCTATACCGTGCTCGTCGACGGCGATGATATGAACGAGCCGATCGCAGATGCGGTGCGTGGGATCCTGGACGGCCATATCGTGCTGGACCGGACATTGGCAAATAAAGGGCAATACCCGGCCATCAACGTCCTAAAAAGCGTCAGCCGGCTCATGAACCATATTGCTAGTCCCGAGCATGTCCAGTCCGCAGAAAAATTGAGAGAACTCTACTATACGTATAATAAATCGGAAGACTTGATCAACATCGGCGCCTATAAGCGAGGCACATCCAAAGAGATTGACCAAGCGATCGACTATGAGCCGCTCATCACCGGTTTTCTGAAACAAAGCTATAAAGATAATATTTCGATGGAAGAAAGCATTGAGGAACTGATCGCACTGGCATCGGGAGGCGGTAAACCGTGA
- the fliH gene encoding flagellar assembly protein FliH has product MYRSHHTVSEEGRTKKIGIRSFELPQEIVNEETLSLDAVLAERDRLLETANHSIAQEKAVIERMRQTATDDIAAMQAAWVEEKRALEQQAYEEGFQAGFMEGREKALADMASSVKLANETTELSYKNANKYLNSQERVILDLAIRSAERIIGKMIEENEETYLDIVRRALKEARESKEVKLYVSLDYFGLVSDNRAELSSIFPPDVPFLIFANDDFEATECIVETNRGRIVVSIDEQLNELREKLVEIMESGD; this is encoded by the coding sequence GTGTATCGCTCCCATCATACCGTTTCGGAAGAAGGCCGGACGAAAAAAATCGGTATCCGCAGTTTCGAACTGCCGCAAGAGATAGTGAACGAGGAGACTTTGTCACTCGATGCCGTCTTGGCGGAACGCGACAGGCTGCTGGAAACTGCTAATCATTCCATTGCCCAAGAGAAGGCCGTTATCGAGAGAATGAGACAAACCGCCACTGACGACATCGCGGCTATGCAAGCTGCATGGGTAGAGGAAAAGCGAGCGCTTGAACAACAGGCCTATGAAGAAGGGTTTCAAGCCGGCTTCATGGAAGGCAGGGAAAAAGCGCTAGCCGACATGGCATCTTCTGTGAAATTGGCCAATGAAACGACCGAATTATCTTATAAAAATGCCAACAAATATCTCAATAGCCAAGAGCGGGTCATCTTAGACCTAGCCATCCGCTCCGCAGAACGAATCATTGGAAAAATGATAGAAGAGAATGAGGAGACGTACTTAGATATCGTCAGAAGGGCACTGAAAGAAGCGAGGGAATCAAAAGAAGTGAAGCTCTATGTTTCACTCGATTATTTTGGGCTTGTATCGGATAACCGAGCAGAATTGTCTTCGATCTTCCCGCCTGACGTCCCGTTTCTCATTTTCGCGAATGATGATTTCGAAGCGACGGAGTGTATTGTCGAGACGAATCGAGGAAGAATTGTCGTCAGTATTGATGAACAGTTGAATGAATTAAGGGAGAAACTCGTCGAAATCATGGAAAGTGGTGATTGA
- the xerC gene encoding tyrosine recombinase XerC — MTLQPISIRDEYLSYVRLEKNYSSYTVSEYEKDVNEFLEFLKVEGLGSLEEVTYPVARLYVTRLYDKNLSRSTISRKISSVRSYFKFANARYDISDIAFRSLHHPKKEERLPAFFYEEELKSLFDACDGTDKKSLRDRALLELLYATGIRVSELTGIRLKDLDDQLGIVMVMGKGRKERYVPYGEFAQTALSMYLAESRPLLVKLKAHDALFVNLRGDPLTDGGVRHILKMLMERASLHSKIYPHMIRHTFATHLLSNGADMRTVQELLGHSHLSSTQVYTHITKEHLRRTYMNTHPRA, encoded by the coding sequence ATGACTTTACAACCTATAAGCATCCGGGATGAATATCTCTCATATGTACGTTTGGAAAAGAATTATTCTTCATACACCGTTTCAGAATATGAAAAAGACGTAAACGAATTTCTTGAATTTTTGAAAGTCGAAGGACTGGGAAGTTTGGAGGAGGTTACGTATCCGGTAGCCCGGCTGTATGTAACCCGGCTCTATGATAAGAATCTTTCCCGGTCTACCATTTCCAGAAAAATCTCTTCCGTACGTTCGTATTTCAAATTTGCCAATGCCCGGTATGATATTTCAGATATCGCATTCCGGTCTTTGCACCATCCAAAGAAGGAAGAACGGCTTCCGGCTTTTTTTTATGAAGAGGAATTGAAGTCTTTGTTTGATGCTTGTGATGGGACGGATAAGAAATCCTTGCGGGATCGTGCGCTGCTTGAGTTGTTATACGCGACGGGTATAAGGGTAAGTGAACTAACAGGGATCCGTCTGAAAGACCTGGATGATCAGCTTGGCATTGTCATGGTGATGGGGAAAGGCCGCAAGGAGCGATATGTTCCATATGGTGAGTTTGCACAAACGGCATTGAGTATGTATTTGGCGGAGAGCAGGCCCCTATTGGTGAAACTAAAAGCGCATGATGCATTGTTTGTCAATTTACGGGGCGACCCTTTGACCGATGGCGGAGTGCGCCATATTTTGAAAATGCTCATGGAACGTGCGTCACTTCATTCCAAAATCTATCCGCATATGATCCGGCATACGTTTGCGACGCATCTTCTGTCAAACGGTGCGGATATGAGGACAGTCCAGGAATTGCTAGGCCATAGTCATCTTTCATCGACGCAAGTCTACACTCATATTACGAAAGAGCATTTGAGGAGAACCTATATGAATACGCATCCGCGTGCATAG